The following are from one region of the Carassius auratus strain Wakin chromosome 43, ASM336829v1, whole genome shotgun sequence genome:
- the rec114 gene encoding meiotic recombination protein REC114 — MESGSSTEEHSKDSTISICVWKLRRYGRFIPEGKAKPKSSACNVNCAWKIFESSESAGQLELNILASGHLLVSQGQELLEGFSLLDAQSFLKIQHKSDSLLFNMTIKGESRLVRLQFDGSSRAEAAGFCSKAVERLQDYVPVQQHLSTPASAAPSDPAEPGPSTQQQLQQAPGDAPREAPAAAKGPLSIKHLSQFFLGERELCLPMAYHQCTLPSGGLEALLRLCLLDSGFPAFVEEVEEKLKELTQE, encoded by the exons ATGGAAAGTGGTTCTTCAACCGAAGAACATTCGAAGGACTCAACAATTTCGATTTGTGTTTGGAAACTGCGACGCTATGGTCGATTTATCCCCGAAGGCAAAGCAAAACCCAAATCCTCGGCCTGTAACGTTAACTGTGCGTGGAAG ATCTTCGAGTCCAGTGAAAGCGCTGGCCAGCTGGAGCTCAATATTCTGGCCTCTGGTCATCTGCTAGTGTCTCAAGGCCAGGAACTCTTG GAGGGCTTTTCTCTGCTCGACGCACAGAGCTTCTTGAAAATCCAGCACAAGTCAGACAGTCTGCTATTCAACATGACAATCAAG ggtgaGAGCCGTTTGGTCCGACTGCAGTTTGATGGCAGCAGTCGTGCAGAAGCGGCTGGTTTTTGCAGTAAAGCGGTGGAGAGGCTGCAGGATTATGTTCCTGTCCAGCAGCATCTGAGCACACCTGCATCTGCTGCTCCATCTGATCCTGCAGAACCTGGACCATCTacacagcagcagctgcagcag GCTCCTGGAGATGCACCACGGGAGGCCCCTGCCGCTGCCAAGGGACCGCTGTCAATCAAACACCTTTCTCAG TTCTTCCTGGGCGAGCGTGAGCTGTGTCTGCCGATGGCGTATCATCAGTGCACGCTGCCCTCTGGAGGCCTGGAGGCACTACTGCGCCTCTGTCTGCTCGATTCGGGTTTTCCTGCGTTCGTGGAGGAAGTCGAGGAGAAGCTGAAGGAGCTGACGCAAGAATGA